In the genome of Paenibacillus pabuli, one region contains:
- the pstC gene encoding phosphate ABC transporter permease subunit PstC, translating to MIDLNPSTNSPAPSELGPSIGKAPGSGTRFDRKARLRWSNKLFRMICIGSTLFVCLVLLCILVLMLRTGVLTFADVSLREFFFSTNWDPENEHYGALIFILGTLALTGLTMLFAVPISVIIAVFLAEMTPKWLRQMLRPVLDLLVGIPSVVYGFLGLTILIPWLRDLSGHDLADGLLAASIVLTIMVLPTISRISDDAISAVPNKYRDAAYALGANRFQTVIRVVLPAARSGIMYAVILGMTRAIGETMAVVMVIGNTAQLANSLFTPTAVLTSNIVMQISSVEFDSTWNHGLYMMGFILLAISILMIVAVRMLQKRGGHNT from the coding sequence ATGATCGATTTGAATCCATCCACGAACAGCCCTGCTCCGAGTGAGCTTGGTCCAAGTATCGGCAAGGCTCCCGGATCAGGGACCCGGTTTGACCGTAAGGCGCGTTTAAGATGGTCCAATAAACTGTTTCGCATGATCTGTATTGGCAGTACATTGTTCGTTTGTCTGGTTCTGTTATGCATTTTGGTCCTGATGCTTCGTACGGGCGTTCTGACCTTTGCGGATGTTTCACTCCGCGAATTCTTTTTCTCCACCAACTGGGACCCGGAAAATGAGCATTACGGCGCGCTGATCTTTATTCTGGGAACACTGGCACTTACGGGACTCACCATGCTGTTTGCTGTTCCAATCTCGGTGATCATTGCGGTATTTCTAGCCGAAATGACTCCCAAGTGGCTCCGTCAAATGCTGCGTCCAGTTCTGGATTTGTTGGTAGGCATTCCTTCTGTAGTTTACGGTTTTCTGGGACTGACCATTCTCATCCCCTGGCTCCGGGATCTCAGTGGACATGATCTGGCGGATGGTTTACTCGCGGCATCCATTGTATTGACGATCATGGTGCTTCCTACCATTAGCCGGATCAGTGATGATGCGATATCTGCTGTACCGAACAAGTATCGGGACGCAGCGTATGCACTTGGCGCCAACCGGTTTCAAACCGTTATACGTGTTGTTTTGCCTGCTGCAAGAAGCGGAATTATGTACGCCGTTATTCTTGGGATGACACGTGCCATTGGAGAGACGATGGCGGTGGTGATGGTTATCGGCAATACGGCGCAGCTCGCCAATAGTCTGTTCACGCCAACAGCGGTACTGACAAGTAATATCGTCATGCAAATCTCTAGTGTCGAATTTGATTCCACCTGGAATCACGGGCTGTACATGATGGGCTTTATCCTGCTCGCCATTTCCATCCTGATGATCGTCGCAGTTAGAATGCTTCAGAAGAGAGGGGGCCATAACACATGA
- a CDS encoding phosphate ABC transporter substrate-binding protein codes for MKKWIKPFTAMLMAVSLIGGLGGATTASAAKSTEKGKIVINGSSALLPLTLQAASEFKKDNPKVKISASAAGSITGPQSVRKGIADIGAVDWDASKDVPGFKKFDGLVANPVAVTVFTAVVNTNVGVSNLTTKQLQDIFSGKVTNWKEVGGSDANIVVVNRKFGSGTRVNFQQKALDGKDFMSKGDNYKEVGSSGDMKTTIETTPNAIGYIDLPYVTSKMKAVSINGVAPTEKNVLNKTYKVWGIGYYMTKGQPTGATKAFIEYIQSSKFQNGSLKKLKFIPLAAVK; via the coding sequence ATGAAAAAATGGATCAAACCCTTCACAGCAATGCTTATGGCTGTATCTTTAATTGGTGGACTGGGCGGCGCAACAACAGCATCCGCTGCCAAGAGCACGGAGAAAGGCAAAATTGTCATTAATGGTTCCTCCGCATTGCTTCCACTGACACTTCAAGCTGCGAGCGAATTCAAAAAGGATAATCCAAAAGTTAAAATCTCGGCTTCCGCAGCAGGTTCCATCACAGGTCCTCAATCCGTTCGTAAAGGGATCGCGGATATTGGCGCTGTTGACTGGGATGCATCCAAAGATGTACCTGGCTTCAAGAAATTTGATGGCCTGGTGGCCAATCCGGTAGCTGTAACAGTGTTCACGGCGGTCGTTAATACCAATGTGGGTGTAAGCAATCTTACAACCAAACAACTGCAGGACATCTTCTCCGGCAAAGTGACAAACTGGAAGGAAGTCGGCGGATCGGATGCCAACATCGTTGTAGTTAACCGTAAATTTGGTTCCGGTACACGGGTTAACTTCCAACAAAAAGCACTGGATGGCAAGGACTTCATGAGCAAAGGGGACAACTACAAAGAGGTTGGCTCCAGCGGTGATATGAAAACAACGATTGAAACGACGCCAAATGCAATCGGTTATATTGACCTTCCTTATGTAACTAGCAAAATGAAGGCTGTATCCATCAATGGTGTGGCACCAACGGAGAAAAACGTCCTGAACAAAACATACAAAGTATGGGGCATTGGATATTACATGACCAAAGGCCAACCTACTGGAGCAACCAAAGCGTTTATCGAGTATATCCAAAGCAGCAAGTTCCAGAACGGTTCCCTGAAAAAGCTGAAATTCATTCCGCTTGCTGCCGTAAAATAA